A single window of Culicoides brevitarsis isolate CSIRO-B50_1 chromosome 3, AGI_CSIRO_Cbre_v1, whole genome shotgun sequence DNA harbors:
- the LOC134833405 gene encoding G2/mitotic-specific cyclin-B3, translating into MKPTNVFKTGVASIPNKLGISTRSKTALSQTTLKATKRKADASPPGERRKRSALGNLTNANATNLPLNEKNTNVQKTFLGIQKTKNTRAITSIKEENENNPKLVAPKEPTAKIQTRASLKLQPVVTQCVAPKLPTKPTLLQKPKDDFMKPTRRLSNDFEKSENSLYVSALEDLTSTETTTTEFHTGIGEKLQTSIPKISSLPKDVVDFDKENWDDPFQVSNYAMDIFNYLKEREAKFVMKDYMHEQKHISKWMRALLVDWMVEVQESFELNHETLYLAVKLVDSFLCHTVVQKDALQLLGAASLLIACKFDERTPPLVEDFLYICDGAYKQKELLNMEMELLRTVGYDLSMPLSYRFLRRYARCAKVSMPILTLARFILEFSLMDYTMIHLSDSKLACAALFIALRMNKMKGWNATLEYYSGYKLAEFENIVQLLNNSLHKKPKDSLNTIRNKYSHKIFHEVAKIPLMTITELFVDSELAENK; encoded by the exons atgaaGCCAACGAATGTTTTCAAGACAGGAGTCGCATCCATTCCGAATAAATTAGGAATTTCCACGAG atcAAAGACGGCTCTGTCGCAAACGACTCTAAAGGCAACTAAGAGAAAGGCAGATGCTTCGCCGCCGGGCGAACGCAGAAAACGATCAGCTTTAGGAAATCTAACAAATGCGAATGCAACAAATTTACcccttaacgaaaaaaatacaaatgtacaaaaaacatttcttggtatccaaaaaaccaaaaatacacGTGCCATCACATCCATCAAGGAAGAA aATGAAAATAACCCGAAATTGGTTGCGCCAAAAGAACCGACTGCCAAAATTCAAACACGAGCATCTCTCAAGCTCCAACCTGTCGTCACACAATGTGTCGCACCGAAATTACCAACGAAACCTACCCTCCTCCAAAAGCCCAAAGACGATTTTATGAAACCAACGCGGAGGTTATCAAATGATTTTGAAAAGTCTGAAAATAGCTTATATGTGTCGGCTCTCGAggattt aacaAGTACCGAAACAACAACGACAGAATTCCACACGGGAATTGGCGAAAAGTTGCAAACGTCAATTCCGAAAATTTCATCGTTACCCAAAGACGTGGTTGACTTTGACAAGGAAAACTGGGACGATCCCTTCCAAGTGTCAAACTACGCAAtggatattttcaattatttgaagGAGCGCGAAGCGAAATTCGTCATGAAGGACTACATGCACGAGCAAAAACACATTTCCAAGTGGATGCGAGCACTTTTGGTCGATTGGATGGTCGAAGTGCAGGAATCGTTCGAACTGAATCACGAAACGCTTTATTTGGCTGTTAAATTGGTAGATAGTTTCTTGTGTCACACTGTCGTGCAAAAGGATGCCTTGCAATTGTTGGGAGCGGCAAGTTTGTTGATTGCATGTAAATTTGAt gaacGCACCCCGCCATTAGTTGAGGATTTCCTGTACATCTGTGACGGAGCCTACAAACAAAAAGAACTTCTCAACATGGAAATGGAACTTTTGCGAACTGTCGGTTATGATCTCAGTATGCCTTTGTCTTACCGTTTCTTACGCCGATATGCCAga tgcgCCAAGGTTTCCATGCCAATTTTAACTCTCGCAAGATTTATTCTGGAATTTTCGTTAATGGACTATACAATGATTCATCTCAGCGACTCGAAACTCGCTTGTGCCGCACTTTTCATCGCTCTTcgaatgaataaaatgaaaggaTGGAATGCCACTCTTGAATATTattcag gttacAAACTCGCTGAATTCGAAAACATCGTTCAGCTCTTGAACAACAGCTTACACAAAAAACCAAAGGACAGTTTAAACACAATTAGGAACAAATATTCGCACAAAATATTCCATGAAGTGGCTAAAATTCCCTTGATGACAATAACGGAACTCTTTGTTGACTCTGAACTCGCGGAGAAcaaataa
- the LOC134833404 gene encoding LOW QUALITY PROTEIN: DNA polymerase alpha catalytic subunit (The sequence of the model RefSeq protein was modified relative to this genomic sequence to represent the inferred CDS: inserted 2 bases in 1 codon) translates to MEEETESQRPKRRRVDKSGRLAALEKIRNLKGKKNKYDVDEMENVYDVVDEKEYASKVHERASDWIDEDEVGGYVEDGREIFDEWEEDEQPKAKKRQREVAKTEKEVSQAAKLTKYFKKDLVDIKKKEANVESDSLLANILGELEDPNTKNTKTQVTVKKEVKKTETTIEKPEPKLEPKTVKIEEKITSEAEKVPDALFEEWNEPVTDTKITEKASKPTVTTKTETKSEQKIEKISYPDALFEEWNTTTANIVREEASDDTQDIAITVNKDEPLTMWLWEVWEDTYRKPGHVFLFGKTEINGIFTSTCVQITNVERCLYILARKTHAQTNEKVTLQDVYEEFSSVASSMGIEEYRCKTVVKNFAFQVPEVDVPTTCEYLMVRYSGEKAVPDPRGNYNTIAYIFGCNTSATETFLIERSVKGPCWISISNSILPPTPSTYCKLQVNCASTSDITVLKHLTNSPPPLVMMSLNLRIVLXHGSKCEIVAISCLVNKGYHIDKDTPEQLFNEHYCLLSHPTGKPYPFGFNNAIKDNPITKIQVCDSERGLLTCFLAKIQSLDPDLIITQDAFARQLDVLCNNMNALKIPRMSRIGRLKMSNMTGFRKIEEFFVGRMICDVRSSAEELLRLRSYDMGTMCKEILKIPEEKRREIYSDDITEMYEKTETLLELVHLTMQDNLYSLRIMYDLQILPLALSITNIAGNLLSNTLRGGRSERNEWLLLHAFAEKDYLVPDKARREAKKKATEPTNGEQSIVAKKKAQYAGGLVLEPIKGFYENFVLLMDFNSLYPSIIQEYNLCFTTVKLDEDNQAILPPASAQTGILPSKIRTLVESRRQVKQMLQKSDLKKNEKLKLNIRQKALKLTANSMYGCLGFGHSRFYAQHIASLITQKGRDILTHTKTIVEKLQYKVIYGDTDSIMVLTNATNFDEVHEKGVAIKQTVNKAYRHVELDIDGVYKYLLLLKKKKYAAVAIAKDPSGKLVETTELKGLDIVRRDWCKFAQNAGERILTEILSDKQMDDRVAFIHEYLVSVKDSIRENKVELTDLQITKQLSHNIEDYKDTAQNLPHVQVASRMNRTMNRNFKKGDVVGYVICEDGTDNPYIKRAYHLDEMKLNKNLKIDINYYLANQVHPIVTRIIEPLQETNSARVAEHLGLDTQKYIERMRILGQGVQEDVSLFHQSKAERFRFCHKFIFSCQVCKKLNPVRKAFRVENNRKVSVFEKCFNPECNAKATQFSNAVINELIMTIRAAIKRFYENWLLCDEPLCSSSTRISTHCEEDGKPVCPICKNGNLVRIYSEKELFNQLDFYKYALSLEDKEINENHVSIEAQKLHQDLQRIIDNFLQMSTFVHVGLDELFRKHPKTTKHIESGNKEIDWRPFIKSKTDKIVKNGIKVEK, encoded by the exons ATGGAAGAAGAAACCGAAAGTCAACGCCCGAAACGCCGTCGCGTCGATAAATCCGGAAGACTTGCTGCTTTAgagaaaattcgaaacttaaaaggaaagaaaaacaaatacgATGTTGATGAAATGGAAAACGTCTACGACGTCGTGGATGAGAAGGAATACGCGAGCAAAGTTCATGAAAGGGCCTCCGATTGGATCGATGAAgatg aagttGGAGGCTACGTCGAAGATGGGCGCGAAATTTTCGACGAATGGGAGGAAGACGAACAACCAAAAGCGAAAAAACGTCAACGAGAAGTCGCAAAAACCGAGAAGGAAGTCTCACAAGCTGCTAAATTAacgaaatacttcaaaaaagaCCTCGTTGATATAAAGAAGAAGGAAGCGAATGTCGAAAGTGACTCTTTATTGGCAAACATTCTCGGCGAATTGGAAGATCCGAAcacgaaaaatacaaaaacgcAGGTGACTGTAAAGAAAGAAGTcaag aaaactgaGACGACAATCGAAAAACCCGAACCTAAATTAGAGCCTAAAACCgtaaaaattgaggaaaaaatcaCTTCTGAAGCAGAAAAAGTACCCGATGCCCTATTTGAGGAATGGAATGAACCCGTAACTGATAcaaaaatcacagaaaaagCCTCAAAACCGACAGTTACAACAAAAACTGAGACAAAAtctgaacaaaaaatcgaaaaaatctcatatCCCGACGCTTTATTCGAAGAATGGAACACAACAACCGCCAACATTGTTCGCGAAGAAGCCTCCGATGACACCCAAGACATCGCCATCACCGTCAACAAAGACGAACCTCTCACAATGTGGCTCTGGGAGGTCTGGGAAGACACTTATCGCAAGCCAGGACACGTTTTTCTCTTCGGCAAAACCGAAATCAACGGAATTTTCACATCAACTTGCGTTCAAATCACCAACGTCGAACGTTGTCTCTACATCCTTGCCCGCAAAACGCATGCACAAACCAACGAAAAGGTAACTTTACAAGATGTGTACGAAGAATTTTCATCCGTCGCCAGTTCCATGGGCATCGAAGAGTACCGCTGCAAGAcagttgtcaaaaatttcgctTTCCAAGTCCCCGAAGTTGATGTTCCGACCACTTGTGAGTATCTGATGGTTCGTTATAGCGGCGAAAAAGCAGTTCCCGACCCACGGGGCAATTATAACACGATCGCTTATATATTTGGCTGTAACACAAGTGCCACGGAAACGTTTTTAATTGAACGTAGTGTCAAAGGACCATGTTGGATAAGCATTTCTAACTCGATTTTACCGCCAACGCCGAGTACTTATTGCAAATTGCAGGTCAATTGCGCTTCAACATCGGATATTACCGTTTTAAAGCATCTCACGAACTCACCTCCGCCATTGGTGATGATGAGTTTGAACTTGCGCATCGTCCT GCATGGCTCAAAATGCGAAATTGTCGCGATTTCGTGTCTCGTGAACAAGGGATATCACATTGACAAAGACACCCCCGAGCAATTATTCAACGAACATTATTGCTTGTTGTCGCATCCAACGGGAAAGCCATACCCGTTCGGGTTCAATAACGCCATCAAAGACAATCcgataacaaaaattcaagtttgcGACTCGGAACGGGGGCTTTTAACCTGTTTTCTTGCGAAAATTCAATCACTTGATCCGGATTTAATCATAACTCAAGACGCCTTCGCTCGACAACTGGATGTGTTGTGTAACAACATGAACGCTCTGAAAATTCCCCGGATGAGTCGCATTGGGCGccttaaaatgtcaaatatgACGGGATTTCGCAAAATTGAAGAGTTTTTCGTGGGACGCATGATTTGCGATGTTCGATCGTCGGCGGAGGAACTTTTGCGACTCCGAAGTTACGACATGGGGACCATGTGCAAGGAGATTTTGAAGATCCCCGAGGAAAAAAGACGCGAAATTTACTCCGATGACATCACGGAAATGTATGAAAAGACCGAAACTTTGCTCGAATTGGTCCATTTAACGATGCAGGATAACTTATATTCACTTCGTATCATGTATGACTTGCAAATTTTGCCCTTGGCTCTTTCAATCACCAATATTGCGGGTAACTTACTGTCAAATACGCTTCGTGGAGGCAGGTCTGAACGAAATGAGTGGCTTTTGTTGCATGCTTTTGCTGAAAAAGACTATTTGGTGCCCGACAAAGCAAGGAGAGAAGCGAAAAAGAAGGCAACTGAGCCGACAAATGGCGAACAAAGCATCGTAGCGAAGAAAAAAGCTCAATACGCGGGCGGTTTAGTGCTGGAACCGATCAAGGGCTTTTACGAAAACTTCGTTTTACTCATGGATTTCAACAGTTTGTACCCGTCGATCATCCAAGAGTACAATTTGTGCTTCACAACGGTCAAACTCGACGAAGATAATCAAGCAATCCTCCCGCCAGCCTCCGCTCAAACCGGAATTTTGCCCAGCAAAATACGAACTCTCGTCGAAAGTCGTCGCCAGGTCAAACAAATGCTCCAAAAATCCGATTTGAAGAAGAACGAAAAGCTAAAACTCAATATTCGGCAAAAAGCGTTGAAGCTAACCGCGAATTCCATGTACGGTTGTTTGGGTTTCGGCCATTCGCGGTTCTATGCGCAACATATTGCCTCACTTATCACGCAAAAAGGACGCGATATTTTGACACATACGAAGACAATTGTCGAAAAGTTGCAGTACAAGGTCATTTATGGCGACACAGATTCAATTATGGTCCTCACGAATGCCACGAACTTCGATGAGGTGCACGAAAAGGGCGTCGCCATCAAACAAACGGTCAACAAAGCGTATCGCCATGTTGAATTAGACATCGATGGGGTCTACAAATACCTTCTTTTgctgaaaaagaagaaatatgcAGCGGTTGCCATTGCAAAAGATCCTTCGGGAAAACTTGTTGAGACCACAGAACTCAAAGGATTGGATATCGTACGTCGAGATTGGTGCAAATTCGCTCAAAATGCAGGCGAGAGAATTCTCACGGAAATTTTATCCGACAAGCAGATGGATGATCGAGTCGCATTTATTCACGAATATCTCGTAAGTGTCAAGGATAGTATTCGGGAGAACAAAGTTGAGCTCACAGACTTGCAAATTACGAAGCAACTGTCGCATAATATCGAGGATTATAAGGATACGGCGCAAAATTTGCCTCACGTTCAAGTTGCGAGTCGAATGAACCGAACGATgaacagaaattttaaaaagggaGATGTTGTTGGTTATGTTATTTGCGAAGATGGAACCGATAATCCGTATATTAAGAGAGCTTATCACTTGGATGAGatgaaactcaataaaaatttgaaaattgatataaattattatctgGCGAATCAAGTGCATCCGATCGTGACACGAATTATTGAGCCGTTGCAGGAAACGAATTCAGCGAGAGTTGCTGAGCATTTGGGACTGGATACCCAAAAGTACATTGAAAGgat gCGAATTCTCGGTCAAGGCGTGCAAGAAGACGTAAGCTTATTCCATCAATCCAAAGCCGAGCGTTTCCGTTTCTGCCACAAATTCATCTTTTCGTGTCAagtatgcaaaaaattgaatcccgTAAGGAAAGCTTTTCGTGTCGAAAACAATCGCAAAGTTTCTGTCTTTGAAAAGTGCTTCAATCCCGAATGCAATGCAAAAGCAACGCAATTCAGTAATGCGGTTATAAATGAATTGATTATGACAATAAGGGCGGCAATTAAgcgtttttatgaaaattggttGCTTTGCGATGAGCCGCTTTGCTCGAGTAGCACACGAATTAGCACGCATTGCGAGGAAGATGGAAAGCCCGTTTGTCCCATTTGTAAGAATGGCAATTTGGTGCGAATTTATTCGGAAAAGGAACTTTTTAATCAActggatttttataaatatgctTTGAGTTTGGAGGATAAGGAAATtaatg aaAACCACGTATCAATTGAAGCCCAAAAACTGCATCAGGACCTCCAAAGAATCATCGATAACTTTTTGCAAATGTCTACTTTCGTTCATGTTGGTCTCGACGAGTTATTCCGCAAACACCCGAAGACCACAAAGCATATCGAGTCAGGCAACAAAGAAATCGATTGGAGACCCttcattaaatcaaaaacggataaaatcgtcaaaaatggcatcaaagtcgaaaaataa